In Thermococcus camini, a genomic segment contains:
- a CDS encoding sodium-dependent transporter, whose protein sequence is MEQQRDQWATKIGLILAMAGNAVGLGNFVRFPTQVAQNGGGAFMVPYFIALFFLGIPVMWIEWVAGRYGGKYGHGTLGPTYYLMARERVKPRGALWWGVISGMLAFSLTVLLNSYYLHLIGWSAAYSYFSATGAYFGQSTGEFFSNYLGNHAQVMLFWGITVILLAIAVGQGVSKGIERWVKVMMPLLYVFAIIMVGYVFVLGSPIDPNWSTIDGFRFIWSPNWAYLKDHFATVMLAATGQIFFTLSLGMGIIQNYASYLGPDDDVALSGLATVSLNEFAEVVLGGSLAVPLATAYAPKIVPPEVLAQGKNEALAWIGQKFGLGFSYTSLPNVFVSMGDIGKLFGAMWFLLLWFAGFTSAIAMYNYLTALLEEDLNIKRKVGTWVVLVLYFIAGLPVVYISGYLDQVDAWVSFQLTLLALFDIIVAVYLFKPDNFWKELHQGAYMKVPGWYKPILLYIAPILLLIPLIGSAQSLVGATLEWPARLAIIFMWIVGAVESYYSIKRKYGEELEKNEVIIRV, encoded by the coding sequence GTGGAACAACAGAGGGATCAATGGGCAACTAAGATTGGTTTGATTTTAGCAATGGCTGGAAACGCCGTCGGTCTGGGCAACTTCGTGAGGTTTCCAACGCAGGTTGCCCAGAACGGTGGCGGAGCCTTTATGGTGCCGTACTTTATAGCTCTGTTCTTCCTAGGAATACCAGTGATGTGGATTGAATGGGTCGCCGGTCGCTACGGTGGAAAGTATGGTCACGGCACCCTCGGTCCCACGTACTACCTCATGGCCAGGGAGCGCGTCAAGCCAAGAGGCGCACTGTGGTGGGGAGTTATCAGCGGAATGCTGGCCTTTTCACTGACCGTTCTCCTGAACAGCTACTACCTCCACCTCATCGGCTGGTCCGCGGCTTACTCCTACTTCAGCGCCACTGGAGCCTACTTCGGCCAGAGCACCGGAGAGTTCTTCAGCAACTACCTCGGCAACCACGCCCAGGTCATGCTCTTCTGGGGCATAACCGTGATCCTCCTTGCCATAGCCGTCGGACAGGGCGTCAGCAAGGGAATAGAAAGATGGGTCAAGGTCATGATGCCGCTCCTCTACGTCTTCGCCATCATAATGGTCGGCTACGTGTTCGTCCTCGGCTCACCAATAGACCCCAACTGGAGCACCATTGATGGATTCAGGTTCATCTGGAGCCCCAACTGGGCGTACCTCAAGGACCACTTCGCGACGGTCATGCTCGCCGCAACTGGGCAGATATTCTTCACCCTCTCGCTCGGTATGGGTATCATCCAGAACTACGCCAGCTACCTCGGCCCTGATGACGACGTTGCCCTCAGCGGTCTCGCGACGGTCTCCCTGAACGAGTTCGCGGAGGTAGTTCTCGGTGGTTCACTCGCCGTCCCGCTGGCGACCGCCTACGCCCCCAAGATAGTACCGCCCGAGGTTCTTGCCCAGGGTAAGAACGAGGCCCTCGCGTGGATAGGCCAGAAGTTCGGCCTTGGATTCTCCTACACCAGCCTGCCCAACGTCTTTGTCAGCATGGGTGACATAGGAAAGCTCTTTGGAGCAATGTGGTTCCTCCTCCTCTGGTTCGCGGGCTTCACCTCAGCCATAGCCATGTACAACTACCTCACCGCCCTCCTCGAGGAGGACCTCAACATCAAGAGGAAGGTCGGAACCTGGGTAGTGCTCGTGCTCTACTTCATCGCGGGCCTTCCGGTGGTGTACATCAGCGGCTACCTCGACCAGGTTGACGCATGGGTCAGCTTCCAGCTCACGCTGCTGGCGCTCTTCGACATCATAGTGGCGGTGTACCTCTTCAAGCCGGACAACTTCTGGAAGGAGCTGCACCAGGGAGCCTACATGAAAGTCCCCGGATGGTACAAGCCGATACTGCTCTACATAGCCCCAATACTCCTGCTGATACCGCTGATAGGATCCGCCCAGAGCCTCGTCGGAGCGACCCTCGAGTGGCCGGCCAGACTGGCAATAATCTTCATGTGGATCGTCGGTGCAGTGGAAAGCTACTACTCCATCAAGCGCAAGTACGGCGAGGAGCTCGAGAAGAACGAGGTCATCATAAGGGTCTGA
- the gdhA gene encoding glutamate dehydrogenase, protein MVEIDPFEMAVQQLERAAQFMDISEEALEWLKKPMRIVEVSVPLEMDDGSVKVFTGFRVQHNWARGPTKGGIRWHPAETLSTVKALATWMTWKVAVVDLPYGGGKGGIIVNPKELSEREKERLARNYIRAIYDVISPYTDIPAPDVYTNPQIMAWMMDEYEVISRRKGPSFGVITGKPPGVGGIVARMDATARGASYTVREAAKALGMDLKGKTIAIQGYGNAGYFMAKIMSEEYGMKVVAVSDSKGGIYNPDGLNADEILEWKKKNGSVKDFPGATNITNEELLELEVDVLAPSAIEGVITKDNADKIKAKIVAELANGPTTPEADEILHEKGVLIIPDFLCNAGGVTVSYFEWVQNINGFYWTVEETRKRLDDKMTKAFWDVYNTHKEKNIPMRDAAYVVSVQRVYDAMKHRGWVKK, encoded by the coding sequence ATGGTCGAGATTGACCCGTTTGAGATGGCCGTTCAGCAGCTCGAGAGGGCTGCCCAGTTCATGGACATAAGCGAAGAGGCCCTTGAGTGGCTCAAGAAGCCCATGAGGATTGTTGAGGTCTCAGTTCCGCTTGAGATGGACGACGGTTCTGTTAAGGTTTTCACCGGTTTCCGTGTTCAGCACAACTGGGCCCGCGGTCCGACCAAGGGTGGTATAAGGTGGCACCCGGCCGAGACCCTCAGCACCGTTAAGGCCCTCGCCACCTGGATGACCTGGAAGGTCGCCGTCGTTGACCTCCCCTACGGTGGAGGTAAGGGTGGTATCATCGTCAACCCGAAGGAGCTCAGCGAGAGGGAGAAGGAGAGGCTCGCGAGGAACTACATAAGGGCCATCTACGACGTCATCAGCCCGTACACCGACATTCCGGCCCCGGACGTTTACACCAACCCGCAGATCATGGCCTGGATGATGGATGAGTACGAGGTCATCAGCAGGAGGAAGGGCCCGAGCTTCGGTGTCATCACCGGCAAGCCGCCCGGAGTTGGCGGTATCGTCGCCAGGATGGACGCCACCGCCCGCGGTGCCAGCTACACCGTCCGTGAGGCCGCCAAGGCTCTCGGCATGGACCTCAAGGGCAAGACCATCGCCATCCAGGGTTACGGTAACGCCGGCTACTTCATGGCCAAGATCATGAGCGAGGAGTACGGCATGAAGGTCGTCGCCGTCAGCGACAGCAAGGGCGGCATCTACAACCCGGACGGTCTCAACGCCGACGAGATCCTCGAGTGGAAGAAGAAGAACGGCAGCGTCAAGGACTTCCCAGGCGCGACCAACATCACCAACGAGGAGCTCCTCGAGCTCGAGGTCGACGTCCTCGCCCCGAGCGCCATCGAGGGTGTCATCACCAAGGACAACGCCGACAAGATCAAGGCCAAGATCGTCGCCGAGCTCGCCAACGGTCCGACCACCCCGGAGGCCGACGAGATCCTCCACGAGAAGGGCGTCCTCATCATACCGGACTTCCTCTGTAACGCCGGCGGTGTTACCGTCAGCTACTTTGAGTGGGTCCAGAACATCAACGGCTTCTACTGGACCGTCGAGGAGACCAGGAAGAGGCTCGACGACAAGATGACCAAGGCCTTCTGGGACGTCTACAACACCCACAAGGAGAAGAACATCCCGATGAGGGATGCCGCCTACGTCGTCTCAGTCCAGAGGGTCTACGACGCCATGAAGCACCGCGGATGGGTGAAGAAGTGA
- a CDS encoding potassium channel family protein, whose protein sequence is MGESEFELVGFRTFFHEFLRVLYYVRSILLGLFLIITALGVLIARKENLSIWDGVYFAFISAYTVGYGDIVPTKALTKFLTAFILPLLGMIFTGIMVAAAMQAIARLYRMQGGRNE, encoded by the coding sequence ATGGGAGAAAGCGAGTTCGAACTCGTGGGCTTCCGCACCTTTTTTCACGAATTTTTGAGGGTTCTCTACTACGTAAGGAGCATTCTTCTCGGGCTGTTCCTCATAATAACCGCCCTCGGAGTCCTTATAGCCAGAAAGGAAAACCTGAGCATATGGGACGGGGTCTACTTCGCCTTTATTTCAGCTTACACCGTTGGATACGGGGATATAGTCCCAACGAAGGCCCTAACAAAGTTCCTCACGGCATTTATCCTGCCCCTACTGGGGATGATATTCACGGGCATAATGGTGGCCGCGGCGATGCAGGCCATAGCAAGGCTCTACCGGATGCAGGGCGGAAGAAACGAATAG
- the psmB gene encoding archaeal proteasome endopeptidase complex subunit beta, with protein sequence MTEKLKGTTTVGIVCKDGVVLAADRRASLGNMVLSEKVTKVFWIDNHLALAGAGSVGDILSLVRLLRAEAKLYRAKVGKEMSVKALATLTSNVLHGSRFMPYFGWFLVAGHTGQPRLYSVDMAGGVTEDRFTAAGSGMEFAFSILEAEFKEEMTLEEGVKLALKAIKAAARRDVFTGGGVTLVTVTDEGYKEWSEEEIKGLLE encoded by the coding sequence TTGACTGAAAAACTAAAGGGAACGACTACGGTCGGCATTGTATGTAAGGACGGCGTAGTCCTGGCAGCGGACAGAAGGGCATCTCTGGGCAACATGGTGCTCTCAGAGAAGGTTACCAAGGTCTTCTGGATAGACAACCACCTTGCCCTTGCCGGTGCGGGGAGCGTCGGCGACATTCTCAGCCTCGTCAGGCTTCTGAGGGCCGAGGCCAAACTCTACCGGGCCAAGGTGGGTAAGGAGATGAGCGTTAAGGCCCTCGCAACCCTGACTTCTAACGTGCTTCACGGGAGCAGGTTCATGCCGTACTTTGGGTGGTTTCTCGTAGCGGGCCACACCGGACAGCCCAGGCTTTATTCGGTGGACATGGCCGGCGGGGTTACCGAAGACAGGTTCACCGCCGCCGGTTCGGGTATGGAGTTCGCCTTCTCGATACTTGAGGCGGAGTTTAAGGAGGAGATGACGCTGGAAGAGGGCGTTAAGCTCGCGCTCAAGGCGATAAAAGCCGCCGCCAGAAGGGACGTTTTTACGGGCGGCGGTGTTACCCTCGTTACCGTTACGGATGAAGGATACAAAGAGTGGAGCGAGGAGGAAATAAAGGGTCTTCTGGAATGA
- a CDS encoding beta-CASP ribonuclease aCPSF1 has protein sequence MIRRETFVDDILRDIKAVISQMVPPEARITDVEFEGPELVIYVRNPEAIMRDGELIKNLAKVLKKRISVRPDPDVLLPPEKAEDMIKALVPAEAEITNISFDPSVGEVIIEAKKPGLVIGKNGETLRLITQKVHWAPRVVRTPPLQSQTIYSIRQILQAEAKDRRKFLRQAGRNIYRKPEVKSDWIRITGLGGFREVGRSALLVQTNESYVLVDFGVNIAAMRDPKKAFPHFEAPEFRYVLDAGLLDAIIITHAHLDHSGMLPYLFRYKLFDGPIYTTPPTRDLMVLLQQDFIEIQKMNGVEPLYRPRDIKEVIKHTITLDYGEVRDIAPDMRLTLHNAGHILGSSIVHLHIGNGLHNIAITGDFKFIPTRLFEPAVSRFPRLETLVMESTYGGSNDYQMPREEAEKRLIEVIHQTIRRGGKVLIPAMAVGRAQEIMMVLEEYARIGGLEVPIYLDGMIWEATAIHTAYPEYLSRHLREQIFHEGYNPFLNPIFKSVANSRERQDIIDSGEPAIIIATSGMLVGGPSVEYFKQLASDPKNSIVFVSYQAEGTLGRQVQRGLREIPLVGEGGKTEVVNVNMEVHTIDGFSGHADRRELISYIARLRPRPERVITVHGEAHKCLDLSTSIHKKFGLSTRAPNNLDAIRLK, from the coding sequence GTGATAAGAAGAGAGACCTTCGTCGATGATATACTACGCGATATAAAAGCTGTAATAAGCCAGATGGTTCCACCTGAGGCGAGGATAACCGACGTTGAGTTCGAGGGTCCCGAGCTGGTCATATACGTCAGGAACCCGGAGGCCATAATGCGGGACGGGGAGCTGATAAAGAACCTCGCCAAGGTTCTTAAAAAGCGCATAAGCGTCCGCCCCGACCCGGATGTTCTCCTCCCGCCAGAGAAGGCGGAGGACATGATAAAGGCCCTGGTTCCCGCCGAGGCGGAGATAACCAACATAAGCTTTGACCCATCCGTCGGTGAGGTTATCATAGAAGCCAAGAAGCCAGGTCTGGTTATCGGGAAGAACGGCGAAACCCTTCGCTTAATAACCCAGAAGGTTCACTGGGCGCCGAGGGTCGTCAGAACCCCTCCGCTCCAGAGCCAGACCATCTACTCGATAAGGCAGATACTCCAGGCGGAGGCGAAGGACAGGAGGAAGTTCCTCCGCCAGGCGGGCAGGAACATATACCGCAAGCCGGAGGTCAAGAGTGATTGGATACGCATAACCGGTCTGGGAGGCTTCCGCGAGGTCGGAAGAAGCGCCCTCCTTGTCCAGACCAACGAGAGCTACGTTCTGGTTGACTTCGGTGTCAACATAGCGGCTATGCGCGATCCCAAAAAGGCCTTCCCGCACTTCGAGGCCCCGGAGTTCCGCTACGTCCTCGATGCCGGTCTGCTTGATGCCATCATAATAACCCACGCCCACCTCGACCACAGCGGAATGCTGCCCTACCTCTTCCGCTACAAGCTCTTCGACGGGCCGATATACACGACTCCCCCGACCAGGGATTTGATGGTTCTTCTCCAGCAGGACTTCATCGAGATTCAGAAGATGAACGGTGTCGAGCCGCTCTACAGGCCGAGGGACATCAAAGAGGTCATAAAGCACACGATAACCCTTGACTACGGTGAGGTTCGCGACATCGCACCTGATATGAGGCTTACCCTTCACAACGCCGGCCACATCCTCGGATCGTCCATAGTGCACCTCCACATAGGCAACGGGCTCCACAACATAGCCATAACCGGCGACTTCAAGTTCATCCCGACGAGGCTCTTTGAGCCGGCCGTCAGCAGGTTCCCGCGCCTTGAGACCCTCGTCATGGAGTCCACCTACGGTGGAAGCAACGACTACCAGATGCCCAGGGAGGAGGCGGAGAAGAGGCTCATAGAGGTCATCCACCAGACCATCAGGCGCGGCGGAAAGGTGCTCATTCCGGCCATGGCCGTCGGTAGGGCGCAGGAGATAATGATGGTACTCGAGGAGTACGCCAGGATAGGCGGCCTCGAGGTTCCGATTTACCTGGACGGCATGATATGGGAGGCGACTGCCATACACACCGCCTATCCGGAGTACCTCAGCAGGCACCTGCGCGAGCAGATATTCCACGAGGGCTACAACCCGTTCCTCAATCCGATATTCAAGAGCGTCGCCAACTCACGCGAGAGGCAGGACATCATAGACTCCGGCGAGCCGGCCATAATCATAGCCACCTCGGGCATGCTCGTTGGCGGACCGAGCGTCGAGTACTTCAAGCAGCTCGCCTCAGACCCGAAGAACAGCATAGTCTTCGTGAGCTACCAGGCGGAGGGAACCCTTGGAAGGCAGGTGCAGCGCGGCCTCCGCGAGATACCTCTCGTCGGAGAGGGCGGAAAGACGGAGGTAGTCAACGTTAACATGGAGGTTCACACCATAGACGGCTTCTCCGGTCACGCCGACAGGAGGGAACTCATAAGCTACATAGCCCGCCTGAGACCCAGGCCGGAGCGCGTCATAACTGTCCACGGCGAGGCCCACAAGTGCCTCGACCTCAGCACGAGCATACACAAGAAGTTCGGCCTCTCAACGCGCGCTCCAAACAACCTCGACGCCATAAGGCTCAAGTGA
- a CDS encoding pyridoxal-phosphate dependent enzyme, with protein sequence MKIRCPSCGRLYSFLIPPRCSCGERLEISYDYEKVDPFRWRNREPGVWRYRELLPDVPEVVSLREGGTPLIRAKLGRELGLNVFIKDETRNPTGSFRDRLATVAVSHGMLHAENGFVVASNGNAAASLAAYAARAGRPAYTVVPKLIEQGKLNQIVALGAKIIRYGESVDEGISYAEGLAEGKGLYNVTPESNLVGLEGQKTLAFELWEDLKPTHVIIPTGSGSNLYSIYKGFVELIEVGAVEEMPKLIAVQAEKCSPIASEVLGTEPKAEPTKALALYVKSPVMKELALEAIHASGGTAVLVGEDELDLGQRLLAGEGIFAEYASSVIVPALLKLAEENYFERDDRIALIVTSSGLKGHYSESREKFTVGGTKLEILRLLSGRSMYGYEIWEALEKPLKYQAVYQHLRELESMGLIEETHRRGRRVYYGLTERGRRFLETMG encoded by the coding sequence ATGAAGATCCGCTGTCCCAGCTGCGGGCGCCTCTATTCTTTCCTTATTCCCCCCAGATGCTCCTGCGGGGAGCGTCTGGAGATATCCTACGATTATGAGAAAGTTGACCCGTTCCGGTGGCGGAACCGTGAACCCGGCGTCTGGAGATACCGGGAGCTTCTGCCGGACGTCCCCGAGGTCGTGAGCCTTCGGGAGGGGGGCACGCCCCTCATAAGGGCCAAACTCGGCCGCGAGCTTGGGCTCAACGTCTTCATCAAGGACGAGACCAGGAACCCCACCGGCTCCTTCAGGGACCGTCTCGCGACTGTCGCAGTCTCCCACGGCATGCTCCACGCAGAAAACGGCTTTGTGGTGGCGAGCAATGGGAACGCGGCAGCTTCTCTTGCCGCGTATGCCGCAAGGGCTGGCAGACCTGCCTACACCGTCGTGCCGAAGCTCATCGAGCAGGGCAAGCTCAATCAGATAGTGGCCCTCGGGGCGAAGATTATACGATACGGGGAGAGCGTGGACGAGGGCATAAGCTACGCCGAGGGTCTGGCAGAGGGGAAGGGACTGTACAACGTCACCCCTGAGAGCAACCTCGTCGGTCTGGAGGGGCAGAAAACGCTGGCCTTCGAGCTCTGGGAGGATTTAAAGCCGACGCACGTGATAATCCCCACTGGGAGCGGCAGCAACCTCTACAGCATCTATAAAGGCTTCGTGGAGCTCATCGAGGTGGGTGCGGTTGAGGAGATGCCGAAACTGATCGCCGTTCAGGCCGAGAAGTGCTCCCCCATAGCGAGCGAGGTCCTCGGGACAGAACCGAAGGCCGAGCCGACCAAGGCGCTGGCCCTGTATGTGAAGAGCCCCGTCATGAAGGAGCTGGCTTTGGAGGCCATACACGCCAGTGGGGGAACGGCGGTTCTCGTCGGCGAGGACGAGCTTGACCTGGGACAGCGGCTCCTTGCAGGAGAGGGGATATTCGCGGAGTACGCCTCTTCGGTTATCGTCCCGGCGCTCCTCAAACTGGCGGAGGAGAATTATTTCGAGCGTGACGACAGGATAGCCCTCATAGTGACAAGTTCGGGCCTCAAGGGGCATTACTCCGAGAGCAGGGAGAAATTCACCGTCGGTGGAACCAAGCTCGAAATATTGCGGTTGCTGAGCGGGAGGAGCATGTACGGCTATGAGATATGGGAGGCACTGGAGAAGCCGCTCAAGTACCAGGCTGTTTACCAGCACCTGCGCGAGCTCGAGAGCATGGGGCTTATCGAGGAGACCCACAGAAGGGGGAGGCGGGTCTATTACGGGCTGACGGAGAGGGGCAGGAGGTTCCTTGAGACCATGGGGTAG
- the rpiA gene encoding ribose-5-phosphate isomerase RpiA, whose product MEELKRSVAREALKFIEDDMIVGLGTGSTTAYFIEYLGKLIMEEELEDVYGVPTSYQARLLALENGVPVVGLDEVDAIDIAIDGADEVDPHLNLIKGRGAALAMEKIIEYRAGTFLVLVDESKLVERLGQKMPVPIEVIPAAWRAIAEEIEVFNATAELRMASKKDGPVVTDNGNFILDARFHRIDDPLDLEIELNNIPGVVENGIFADIADIVLVGTKGGVKRLER is encoded by the coding sequence ATGGAGGAACTCAAAAGGTCCGTCGCGAGGGAGGCGTTGAAGTTCATCGAGGACGACATGATAGTCGGCCTCGGCACCGGCTCGACCACGGCCTACTTCATCGAGTACCTCGGCAAGCTCATCATGGAGGAGGAGCTTGAGGACGTCTACGGCGTCCCGACTTCGTATCAGGCGAGGCTCCTGGCCCTCGAGAACGGCGTTCCGGTAGTCGGCCTGGATGAGGTCGATGCAATTGATATAGCCATCGATGGCGCTGACGAGGTTGACCCCCACCTGAACCTCATAAAGGGCCGCGGTGCCGCTTTGGCCATGGAGAAGATAATCGAGTACCGGGCAGGAACTTTCCTCGTCCTCGTTGACGAGAGCAAGCTGGTCGAGAGGCTCGGCCAGAAGATGCCCGTTCCCATCGAGGTGATTCCGGCCGCATGGCGCGCCATAGCCGAGGAGATAGAGGTCTTCAACGCAACGGCGGAGCTGAGGATGGCGAGCAAGAAGGACGGACCGGTCGTTACCGACAACGGCAACTTCATCCTTGACGCCAGGTTCCACCGCATAGACGACCCGCTCGACCTTGAGATAGAGCTCAACAACATCCCCGGTGTGGTCGAGAACGGCATCTTCGCGGACATAGCCGATATAGTCCTCGTTGGCACCAAGGGCGGCGTCAAGAGGCTCGAGCGCTGA
- the upp gene encoding uracil phosphoribosyltransferase, whose translation MKRDERWEGVYSFEDSPFIMEILTELRDERTGPIAFRKGLVKLGRYMAYELTKTMEVEKVPIKTPLEETDGTLIKDRRNVIIITVLRAAIPLMEGLIKVLDHSRVGIVSASRGKAPKFEIEMKYVKVPQVKPDDTVIIADPMIATGSTLIKVLDEVKKYGDAKRYVIVGVLAAPEGISRIKEAHPDVEIFVAAIDRELNEMGYILPGLGDAGDRAFGAPIKL comes from the coding sequence ATGAAGAGGGACGAACGCTGGGAAGGTGTTTACTCCTTTGAGGACAGCCCCTTCATCATGGAAATACTGACAGAGCTGAGGGACGAGAGAACCGGGCCGATAGCCTTCAGGAAGGGCCTCGTTAAGCTCGGCCGCTACATGGCCTACGAGCTGACGAAGACCATGGAAGTCGAGAAGGTCCCCATAAAGACTCCCCTCGAAGAAACCGATGGGACGCTGATAAAGGACAGGCGCAACGTCATCATAATCACGGTTCTCCGTGCAGCAATACCGCTCATGGAAGGCCTCATCAAGGTTCTCGACCACTCCAGGGTCGGCATCGTATCCGCCTCCCGCGGCAAGGCTCCCAAGTTCGAGATAGAGATGAAGTACGTTAAGGTGCCCCAGGTAAAGCCGGACGACACGGTTATCATAGCCGACCCCATGATAGCGACTGGCTCAACCCTCATCAAGGTTCTCGACGAGGTCAAGAAGTACGGGGATGCCAAGCGCTACGTCATAGTTGGTGTTCTGGCAGCGCCGGAAGGAATAAGCAGAATAAAGGAAGCCCACCCGGATGTTGAGATATTCGTGGCCGCGATAGACCGGGAGCTGAACGAGATGGGTTACATACTCCCAGGCCTCGGCGATGCCGGCGATAGGGCCTTTGGTGCGCCGATAAAACTCTAA
- a CDS encoding MATE family efflux transporter → MKGEKIQRMREQILNGPIERTLLILAGPLIVNNLVQVVYNITDTFWLGRLGREALSAPGTVWPIIGTLMALGMGFTTAGFAFVGQYIGAEEYEKANRSAGALYSLMTFFSVATAVTALLILPYALHFMRVSENVYPYSLTYATIVFLGLPFSFAFMAFGALMRAAGDTKTPVKITLLTVMINIILDPLFIFGWLGFPELGVAGAALATVIANVVGAAIGLYLLFTDRVGISLSLESLKPDFEFYGKLFRVGLPSSVGQSANSFGFVILTRIIFGFGDVTYAAYTITTRLVNFLTGISRGISMAMGTMIAQNVGAENYGRAKKIAERTMVINFAIASLAIAVIGLFRVEIFRFFLNDPAVIRESEVVLKYFLISVPFFNGIFIVVNRTFSSAGHTKKSMALGIFRLWGLRIPLSYAFGYIGAITVLGITIPLAELFDFTSRGVFFGMGMSNLIAAIVALAWFLRGTWMRRIIGEESKK, encoded by the coding sequence ATGAAGGGCGAGAAAATCCAGAGAATGAGGGAGCAAATACTGAACGGCCCTATAGAGAGAACCCTCCTAATACTCGCGGGCCCGCTCATAGTAAACAACCTGGTCCAGGTGGTGTACAACATAACGGACACCTTCTGGCTGGGCAGGCTTGGGAGGGAAGCCCTGTCAGCGCCTGGAACGGTCTGGCCGATAATAGGAACGTTGATGGCCCTCGGGATGGGCTTCACGACGGCGGGCTTTGCCTTCGTGGGGCAGTACATAGGCGCAGAGGAGTACGAGAAGGCAAACCGCTCCGCGGGCGCACTCTACTCACTCATGACGTTCTTCTCGGTCGCGACGGCCGTGACGGCTCTACTGATCCTCCCCTACGCCCTCCACTTTATGCGCGTGAGCGAGAACGTCTATCCATACTCCCTGACCTACGCCACCATAGTCTTCCTTGGACTGCCGTTCTCCTTTGCGTTCATGGCCTTTGGTGCCCTCATGAGGGCCGCAGGTGACACAAAGACACCCGTCAAGATAACGCTCCTCACAGTGATGATAAACATAATCCTAGACCCCCTCTTCATCTTCGGCTGGCTGGGCTTTCCGGAGCTTGGAGTGGCCGGGGCGGCGCTGGCGACGGTTATAGCCAACGTCGTGGGAGCGGCCATTGGACTCTACCTCCTCTTCACGGATCGCGTCGGGATAAGCCTGAGCCTTGAGAGCCTCAAGCCAGACTTCGAATTTTACGGAAAGCTCTTCCGCGTGGGCCTGCCCTCGAGCGTAGGCCAGTCTGCCAACAGCTTCGGCTTCGTTATACTCACTAGGATAATCTTCGGCTTCGGCGACGTCACCTACGCGGCCTACACCATAACCACCCGCCTCGTGAACTTCCTGACCGGCATATCGAGGGGTATAAGTATGGCGATGGGAACCATGATAGCCCAGAACGTCGGGGCGGAGAACTACGGGAGGGCAAAGAAGATAGCGGAGAGAACGATGGTCATAAACTTCGCGATAGCCAGCCTTGCCATAGCCGTCATCGGACTCTTCCGCGTCGAGATATTCCGCTTCTTCCTGAACGATCCGGCGGTCATAAGGGAAAGCGAGGTGGTTCTCAAGTACTTCCTGATTTCCGTGCCCTTCTTCAACGGTATCTTCATAGTCGTGAACAGAACCTTCAGCTCCGCAGGCCATACCAAGAAGAGCATGGCCCTTGGAATATTCCGCCTCTGGGGACTGAGGATTCCCCTCAGCTATGCCTTCGGCTACATAGGGGCTATCACAGTCCTGGGAATCACGATACCTCTCGCGGAGCTCTTCGACTTCACGAGCAGGGGTGTGTTCTTCGGCATGGGAATGAGCAACCTCATAGCGGCAATAGTGGCTCTCGCCTGGTTCCTGCGCGGCACCTGGATGAGGCGCATTATCGGGGAGGAGTCAAAAAAGTGA
- a CDS encoding DUF2334 domain-containing protein, whose product MNPLGTRHLALMLITLTILAVVAGSVTRDAPYTPPRDGGFFHRTDQNESAPGITAGREERKTPNERPLILVHDVTPYYFDDIRQIIAVLDEYNCSNRTVLFVIPVFDTTHYGDEWSLRNHPDFVNYLHELQRRGYRVELHGYGHTYHEFNCSYETANEKLDNATALMSSLGFSNLTLFLPPAWALNNESLRAVLEHNLTVVMPNWLILPNGIKKRIWNREYTWYIGEDQVAGRLSVALHDYRKASEDGIPFYLSVHPGVVNYGGGLDFLRAFLRIICGQKS is encoded by the coding sequence GTGAACCCCTTGGGGACCAGGCACCTCGCACTCATGCTCATCACACTGACCATCCTGGCGGTTGTAGCCGGGAGCGTCACCCGTGACGCTCCGTATACCCCACCCCGAGACGGAGGGTTTTTCCACCGCACAGACCAAAACGAGAGCGCCCCGGGAATCACGGCCGGAAGAGAGGAACGGAAAACCCCAAATGAGAGGCCATTAATCCTCGTCCACGACGTCACCCCGTACTACTTCGACGACATCAGACAGATTATAGCGGTTCTCGATGAGTACAACTGCTCCAACAGAACCGTTCTTTTCGTGATTCCGGTCTTTGACACCACCCACTACGGGGACGAGTGGAGCCTCCGGAACCACCCAGATTTTGTGAACTATCTCCATGAACTTCAGCGGAGGGGCTACCGGGTGGAGCTCCACGGCTACGGGCACACCTACCACGAGTTTAACTGCTCCTACGAGACCGCGAACGAGAAGCTCGACAACGCCACCGCCCTGATGAGCTCCCTCGGGTTCAGCAACCTCACCCTTTTCCTCCCGCCCGCGTGGGCGCTCAACAACGAATCCCTCCGGGCCGTTCTGGAGCACAACCTCACCGTCGTCATGCCCAACTGGCTTATACTCCCGAACGGGATCAAGAAGAGGATATGGAACCGTGAGTACACGTGGTACATAGGCGAAGACCAGGTGGCCGGCAGACTGTCCGTCGCCCTCCATGACTACAGGAAGGCCTCTGAGGATGGGATTCCTTTCTACCTGTCGGTTCATCCCGGAGTGGTCAACTATGGGGGCGGACTTGACTTCCTGAGGGCGTTTTTAAGGATAATCTGTGGCCAGAAATCATAA